The following DNA comes from Maylandia zebra isolate NMK-2024a linkage group LG6, Mzebra_GT3a, whole genome shotgun sequence.
CGTCCCCTTTCAGGCTGTATACACACCAGCTCCCTCAGTTTTAACAGAACTTGGAAGATAATTCTGACATTGCTGATCGCAGATGTGCCGCACTTCTTTGGTTTAATTCCTTTTTAAACTTTGGtgctacacagacacacaacaatAACTTTTATAGTGAAAATTATGAAATTCTTCTGAATTTATCCAGTTTTTGGGTTCTTAGCTGTCTGTGTCACTCACCTCTTTCTGCAGTCGTGATGGTGACGAGGGGGCTGACCGGCTGGATGGTTCGAGGTGAAGAATCGCCAGATTTAGCCACACACTTCTCAGCTTCTTTGAGGTCCGTTAGAGTCACACCCTGCATGCACAGAGCACAAACAAAACCGCCAAGAGGAATTAAAAACATTGCAGTACACTGCTGCTAACTCAGCACTGGTGCAGCAGTGTGATGCTCTTAAAATCATCCTAGTAAATTATTCACTCTTCCCCAAACTGTGTTCAAATGTTTAATTATCACGGGCGTCTGCACGCTTTTTACAGGGActgttaacaaaaaaataacaaaaaactgaaTAGCATGTACTGAATCTGGATAAGAAGTATTACCTGTGTGGGGCGGCGAGTCTGCCGCAACAGCTTAGAGCGAGCTTTCCTCTGAGACTCGGACTCTTCGTCTCTCGCTGGGGCCTGGAATCTAAACACACAAACGACTTCCCTCATCAGACACTTTTCAAAGCATTTTCACTGTTAGtaaaatgtttgtttctctTACTTGCGCCTGTCAGCGTTGGGAGCGTTGGGACTATCTGCGGCAGCGTCCTTCGTCTGAGGGGTGGGTTGTACTCTGGCAGTGCGGCTCGCCTTGTCctgctccttctcctcctcttgttTATTTGTTGGTGTCTGGATCACataggagagaagaaaaaaggacaaCGGATTATATGTCACCATTTCAGAATCAGATTTATGACCcgagtgaaaaaataaaaaacgctAATATCAGCATGTGTTGAAAtgtattctttgtttttttacttggcATGCTTATCCttcatttgggggggggggggacccaGCCTCAGGTATGAATCAGAGAAACTGCATTCTTTTGCACTCCAGCCTTGCATGCTGCTGCTTGCTCAGCACAAGCTTCAGCTTTGAATAAGTAGTTTCAATAAACTAGTTTTGGGCTCATTTAAAAGCAGTAGCACAACTCTTTACTGCAACATGTTTTATCATATCTGATCACATGCGCTACACACCATTACCTAACACCTGCTGAAAATGAAACATCCTGTAAGATAAACTCTGATTTTTTACCTTGTCGGCCGGAGTGACAGCAGACGTCGCACTCTCTGTATCGGGACTGGAGACAGTTGAGCTTTCTGCACAAAAACAGGAATCGGCATCATTCACTACAATCAGCACACTGATGCTGATTTACAGAGCATGCAGTACTCATGACCAGGGAGGTTTACCGGGGCTGCTCTCTTTCTCCTCGCTCAGGTCCAAGCCTCCTGAAATGCCCCGCTCCTTAGACTGGTCTTGTaaagtcatcttttctctgCTGCTCATCCTGCACACCGAGCTCCTGCAGGTACAATAAGGGAGACACAAGTCACGTGGCAATTTGTAACTTTTGCTTTGAAACGAaagaatttttatttaattctggATAAGAAACAGATGATTATTAACCTCCGCCGCTTGTTTTGTGCATTCGTAGCGTTGGACCCCGGTTGCCTGTCCAATACTGACCTCTCATTAAGCCActatgaaagaaaaagagaggcaCAATCAAGAAACCCAAACTACCAGATTACATAAATGCACAATATGAGGTAAAGACAAACTTACATTGGCTTGTTTTTGAGATAATTCCTCCAGGAGCTCTGAAACGCTTTCATCAGCAACATCAAATGGGGTCTGACCCTAAAAGTATTCAAGCAAACTGTTAAAGAGGCTGACTAGATGAATTTGATGCAGGAAGATAAGTTTTCTTTATCCGGGACTCACCCCTTTGCTGCGAGCTTCCATATTGCACAGCTGTTCAGCCAGGATGCGACAGGCCTCCCCCTGACCCCAGTGAGCTGCAGCATGGAGGGGTGTCCAGCCATCAAAGTCCACAGCTGACACATCCAGCCCGCACTGACAGAGTATCCTGGAACAGCAAAGGAAGATATAAAGTCAAACTACTGAATAGAAGAAGAGCACAGTCCAGACAAACACCTACCCTCACTTAAAATCTGATTTTAAGCTTAATGTCAAAGATCTACAACACAATAAGTCAGAAATGTTTACTTCAGGGCCTCGAGGTAGCCTTTGGCTGCAGCCACGTGCAGCGGGGTGGCTCCAGTCTTTGGGTGTCGCACGTCAGCAGGCAGGCCCTCAGTCAGCCACGTGCGGGCGTCTGCCATGATTTGCTCCTCCTCCCGACGTTTAGCTGACTCCACGTCCACACCTGAATAAACACACAATGTCAAATTaacgtgtttcctgtttttttaatgaatttctgtcTAAAGATTGGAGGACTTGTCATCCTAGCGTCTTAGCTCTAAAGCTAAATCCTCAAGTGTCCAGCCTATAACTTTGAAATTAAGTCCCATTACCATCTAGGATGAACGCCATCCGCATACACGCATCACACACATGTACAAAAAAGGCAACCACCGAGAAACAAAGTTTCcagttttttcacattttagcCAGCACCACTAACAGAAACATGTATGGGCCATAACTGGGCCAAGTCAAGTTTGAATGCAGTTGCAGCTGTTAAAGTTCCATTGATGAGAAATAAGTTGATTAAAgtttcagacacacaaacatacaagtCACCCTCCaataaaaagcacaaatcatAACCATTCAACTTTCTCCTTTAAAAGCTGCCACTTTGTACTGTGAAACTCAGCTTCCTGCTACATGCGGAGCTCTCCCAGGAAAGAAACATCACTGGATCTCCTCCGCTTTgctgaataaaaacattttaactttAGCTTCACTTTGCGGAGCCGAATTTGGTGACTGGGGAAGATGGAGCGTGATGAAAATCATGCTCAGCACTGCACTTCAGATCTTTTGTGGGAAATGTTCTCCCTCTGAGAGTTTCAGAAGAACTAATGCTGTAAGTGTGATAGTAGTGGATGAATTAATAATGTCAGGAGAGCTTAATTGATGAAAATGCTTCTGGTTGCGCTCCTGACCTGATACACTGACTTATTTTTTCTGAAGACCCCTGTTTGGTCACTGGATTGTAGCTGCAGAAACAACATCTGTGACCAGCAACATTCCTTAACATGAAGATGAGGTCACCTCCAGCCCGTTGATGGAGATGACCTTAGTTGTCAACATGGTGCTACTCAGTACATAAACTGTCACAAAATGTATGCCACGCAAAATCCTGATCACAAAGCTCACTAATGGCACCTGCTGCATGCACATGACCGTGTCTCACACCGTTTGGATGCAAAAGGAACAGCTCCAGAACTTTGATTGCACAAAGAAACGCCTTCCAACTACACACAGAAAAAGACTTACCGTGTCTCCGAGTGTAACTCTGAAGTAGGGACTCAGTGGTTTCATCCAGAGCAATGTCCGCAGGAACATCACCATCACAGTTCACAGCAGTGAGAGAAGCACCTTCCTGCAGGAGGAACCTGACAAAACAAACATGGAGGTAGAGACGATTCATTTAACCTCAGAAGGCCAACACAATGACCTTTAAACAGACGACTTCTGGTCATGTTATCGGTGTTTGTGGCGCATGCACATTGGAACAAAACACTTAGTCACTGAAATGAcactgaaatgataaaatggaaaaaagttttctttctctaaatgtgagctgtgtgtgtgctggcaCAGCCCACTCATGCTTCATCCGCCAAACATGATAACAATGTTTGTATTGTTGACTGCAGAAAGACTGGCACtgaagctacacacacacagaagcaaagCTGCTGTGTTCTGCTATTGTACACACTCTGTGATGTCAGCGTGGCCGCAGGAGGCAGCAACATGTAGCGCCGTCCATCCCTCATTGTCAACCTGGTTCACACTGGCACCCAGCTCCAAAAGGAAGGTCACAATTTCTATGCTGCCGTCTATGCAGGCCTGTGtcagaggagaggaaaaaaaaaattacgaaACTGCACAATTTTTTATTCACGAGCCAATAAAACCTCAGGGGGAGAAACTGCTTCACCTGGTGTAGAGCAGTGATCCCGTCTGCATTGGAGCAGTTAATAATTGCTGCTGTATCCTCGCCATTCCTTCTTTTAGTCTGTTTGGCCTCCTCCAAAATCACCTTGG
Coding sequences within:
- the ppp1r12c gene encoding protein phosphatase 1 regulatory subunit 12C isoform X2, which encodes MGDARTKRREQLKRWAGSSTDRASDVPRLRRRGDAGNGGGEPEAELDDPPKDQPLSGGGDERRRKKVKFDIAAEFLAACASGDTEEAKVILEEAKQTKRRNGEDTAAIINCSNADGITALHQACIDGSIEIVTFLLELGASVNQVDNEGWTALHVAASCGHADITEFLLQEGASLTAVNCDGDVPADIALDETTESLLQSYTRRHGVDVESAKRREEEQIMADARTWLTEGLPADVRHPKTGATPLHVAAAKGYLEALKILCQCGLDVSAVDFDGWTPLHAAAHWGQGEACRILAEQLCNMEARSKGGQTPFDVADESVSELLEELSQKQANWLNERSVLDRQPGSNATNAQNKRRRSSVCRMSSREKMTLQDQSKERGISGGLDLSEEKESSPESSTVSSPDTESATSAVTPADKTPTNKQEEEKEQDKASRTARVQPTPQTKDAAADSPNAPNADRRKFQAPARDEESESQRKARSKLLRQTRRPTQGVTLTDLKEAEKCVAKSGDSSPRTIQPVSPLVTITTAERDTDPQVKQEEPEGDKRLQAKDRRRVRRERRSTGVVKPGEENEDNVHPDDKNSTTLGSQLSDASDYRPLYFKMLQENVSLKEKLQEMELQLSQNKVELERLRQSQESSTDRPALLELERYEKLKLQRKAGELEDELKVLGDLRADNQRLKDENAALIRVISKLSR
- the ppp1r12c gene encoding protein phosphatase 1 regulatory subunit 12C isoform X1 is translated as MGDARTKRREQLKRWAGSSTDRASDVPRLRRRGDAGNGGGEPEAELDDPPKDQPLSGGGDERRRKKVKFDIAAEFLAACASGDTEEAKVILEEAKQTKRRNGEDTAAIINCSNADGITALHQACIDGSIEIVTFLLELGASVNQVDNEGWTALHVAASCGHADITEFLLQEGASLTAVNCDGDVPADIALDETTESLLQSYTRRHGVDVESAKRREEEQIMADARTWLTEGLPADVRHPKTGATPLHVAAAKGYLEALKILCQCGLDVSAVDFDGWTPLHAAAHWGQGEACRILAEQLCNMEARSKGGQTPFDVADESVSELLEELSQKQANWLNERSVLDRQPGSNATNAQNKRRRSSVCRMSSREKMTLQDQSKERGISGGLDLSEEKESSPESSTVSSPDTESATSAVTPADKTPTNKQEEEKEQDKASRTARVQPTPQTKDAAADSPNAPNADRRKFQAPARDEESESQRKARSKLLRQTRRPTQGVTLTDLKEAEKCVAKSGDSSPRTIQPVSPLVTITTAERDTDPQVKQEEPEGDKRLQAKDRRRVRRERRSTGVVKPGEENEDNVHPDDKNSTTLGSQLSDASDYRPLYFKMLQENVSLKEKLQEMELQLSQNKVELERLRQVGQSQESSTDRPALLELERYEKLKLQRKAGELEDELKVLGDLRADNQRLKDENAALIRVISKLSR